One window of the Chryseobacterium sp. CY350 genome contains the following:
- a CDS encoding DUF6759 domain-containing protein — MKKFLLIFTTLLFTCFSAQKKGKDYSNILKSKNIYEINAFLRDAHPDDPRRSVLKPKVMDLMKEYIKNATPGDQKVKQMQDWLAMLKRKPSTKITFDEMNAIIKKKQIAKYQRELQVGQAAVVYTPSSSKNVFEASPAVAKATTAIADTEASEFNMLMADNPMEHKNKTVKILNSLFDNDPNAKECIIMIENKSDCNIIVRIEGIGITKYRLPVPAHGDNSLVIQKGDYLLTSIVCGAQYASQKTIQKPLMVALGSSK; from the coding sequence ATGAAAAAATTTCTTCTAATCTTTACTACATTGTTATTTACCTGTTTTTCAGCCCAGAAAAAAGGCAAGGATTACAGCAATATTTTAAAAAGCAAAAATATCTATGAGATTAATGCTTTCCTGAGAGACGCACATCCGGACGATCCCAGACGATCGGTACTGAAACCAAAAGTGATGGATCTGATGAAAGAATATATAAAAAATGCAACTCCCGGCGATCAAAAAGTTAAACAGATGCAAGATTGGCTTGCCATGTTAAAGCGTAAACCATCTACGAAAATTACTTTTGACGAGATGAACGCTATCATCAAGAAAAAGCAGATCGCAAAATATCAGAGAGAATTACAAGTGGGCCAGGCTGCCGTTGTTTATACTCCAAGTTCATCTAAAAATGTATTTGAAGCATCACCTGCAGTTGCAAAGGCTACAACAGCGATTGCCGATACAGAAGCCTCGGAATTTAATATGCTGATGGCAGATAATCCGATGGAGCATAAGAATAAGACCGTAAAAATCTTAAATTCACTCTTTGATAATGACCCCAACGCCAAAGAATGCATAATCATGATCGAAAACAAATCTGACTGTAATATTATTGTGAGAATAGAAGGCATAGGAATTACGAAATACAGACTTCCGGTTCCTGCGCATGGCGACAATTCACTTGTAATTCAAAAAGGCGACTATCTGTTGACCAGTATTGTTTGCGGCGCTCAGTATGCTTCACAAAAAACAATTCAAAAACCTTTGATGGTTGCTCTTGGGAGTTCAAAGTAA
- the trmB gene encoding tRNA (guanosine(46)-N7)-methyltransferase TrmB gives MGKNKLARFAENKILPNVIQPTREEAINGFELKGNWRKDFFKNERPIVLELGCGKGEYTVGLAKTFTEKNFIGIDIKGARFWFGAKEAFDSGMNNVAFVRSQIELVDHFFDENEVDEIWITFPDPQIKYKRTKHRLTHPDFLERYKKFLKPGGIIHLKTDSEFLHGYTLGYLQGAGYEIISAHHDIYGALEYDPNTPHLRDIKTYYEELFSAKGKTITYIKFRIN, from the coding sequence ATGGGCAAGAACAAATTAGCGAGATTCGCAGAGAACAAAATTTTACCGAACGTTATTCAACCAACCAGAGAAGAAGCCATCAACGGTTTTGAACTCAAAGGAAACTGGAGAAAAGATTTCTTTAAAAATGAAAGGCCTATTGTTTTAGAATTAGGCTGTGGAAAAGGTGAATATACGGTAGGACTTGCTAAAACTTTTACTGAAAAAAACTTTATCGGAATTGACATCAAAGGTGCAAGATTCTGGTTTGGTGCAAAAGAAGCATTTGACAGTGGTATGAACAATGTGGCTTTTGTGCGATCTCAAATTGAATTGGTAGACCATTTTTTTGATGAAAATGAAGTTGATGAAATTTGGATTACTTTTCCGGATCCGCAAATAAAATACAAGCGTACAAAACACAGACTTACCCACCCCGACTTCCTTGAGCGCTACAAGAAATTCCTGAAACCTGGCGGAATTATTCATCTGAAAACCGACTCAGAATTTTTGCACGGATATACATTAGGTTATCTTCAAGGTGCCGGTTACGAAATAATTTCGGCCCATCATGACATTTATGGAGCCTTGGAGTACGACCCAAATACACCGCATTTACGAGACATAAAAACCTATTACGAAGAATTATTTTCTGCTAAAGGAAAAACTATAACATACATAAAATTTAGAATTAATTAA
- a CDS encoding DUF6759 domain-containing protein, with amino-acid sequence MKKNSLIILFFSLTLSCTTQNGNHDDILKNTNITEIEEYLKKAHPEDPKKHILQSKLIALKNKEWTKGALTAKPMVIRPVVTEIPQNFKNSLINKDSDEFKRIMSETSSEHKDKTVKLLNAMLNEDINSKEAILLFRNNSDCNLVLKVNGKKFYNLAVPSHDENFIIVEKDDYALSANVCDVKYASQKQIRKNLQIVINNPEVKKFSEEKDSDADIKPGRDINTKSPTKKSNLAAKKKKKR; translated from the coding sequence ATGAAAAAAAATTCCCTCATCATTTTATTCTTCTCTCTCACTTTGTCATGCACAACCCAAAATGGTAATCATGACGATATTTTAAAAAACACAAACATTACCGAGATTGAAGAATATTTGAAAAAAGCACACCCCGAAGATCCCAAAAAGCACATCTTACAATCTAAACTGATCGCTCTCAAAAATAAAGAGTGGACTAAAGGTGCGCTCACTGCAAAACCTATGGTAATTCGTCCTGTCGTGACAGAAATTCCTCAAAATTTTAAAAATAGTCTTATCAATAAAGATTCTGATGAGTTTAAAAGAATTATGTCTGAGACTTCTTCGGAGCATAAAGATAAGACTGTAAAGCTGCTCAACGCCATGCTAAACGAGGATATCAACAGCAAAGAAGCCATTTTGCTCTTTAGAAATAACTCTGACTGTAATTTGGTTTTAAAGGTTAATGGTAAAAAGTTTTACAATCTGGCAGTTCCTTCTCATGACGAAAATTTTATAATTGTAGAAAAAGATGATTATGCACTATCAGCTAATGTTTGTGACGTAAAATATGCATCGCAAAAGCAAATCAGAAAAAATCTGCAAATTGTAATCAATAATCCTGAGGTGAAGAAATTTAGTGAAGAAAAAGATTCTGATGCCGATATAAAACCAGGTAGGGATATAAATACAAAATCACCAACAAAAAAAAGTAACTTAGCAGCAAAGAAGAAAAAGAAAAGATAA
- a CDS encoding DUF6759 domain-containing protein: MKKTLQCLLLILLMKSCGSTNNSYPAANSAANNEREYQEVLKNYKSETADILTYLLNGESPEDRKTALTVENTSQCNMVLTVSGNNYLKKIPIGKGKIGSVMVPKNQAYKLSVMVCNSLYQTSKIISDSYSVKLSD, translated from the coding sequence ATGAAGAAAACACTTCAATGCCTGCTATTAATATTGCTGATGAAAAGTTGTGGTTCTACCAACAACAGTTATCCGGCTGCAAATTCGGCAGCCAACAATGAACGAGAATATCAGGAAGTTTTAAAGAATTATAAATCGGAAACTGCAGATATTCTCACCTATCTGTTAAATGGGGAATCTCCAGAAGACCGCAAAACAGCTTTAACTGTTGAAAACACATCACAGTGTAATATGGTTTTAACGGTTAGTGGTAACAATTATTTAAAGAAAATACCTATTGGAAAAGGCAAGATTGGCTCTGTAATGGTACCTAAGAACCAAGCGTACAAACTGTCGGTTATGGTTTGTAACTCGCTTTACCAAACATCAAAAATTATTTCAGATTCTTATTCTGTAAAGCTTTCTGATTAA
- the rpsB gene encoding 30S ribosomal protein S2, producing MAKANVKDLLEAGVHFGHMTRKWNPNMAPYIFMEKNGIHIVDLHKTAVKLDEACSALEKLTSAGKKVLFVATKKQAKEVVAKHAAELNMPYITERWPGGMLTNFVTIRKAVKKMNSIDKMKKDGTFETLSKKERLQVDRQRANLEKNLGSISDMVRLPSAIFVVDIMREHIAVTEAKKLGIPVFGIVDTNSDPRKVDFVIPGNDDASKSIDMILNVVSDSIKEGQSQRKADKEKSKEEGEVVSADKDADFDAAAE from the coding sequence ATGGCAAAAGCAAATGTAAAAGACCTTCTAGAGGCTGGTGTACACTTCGGTCACATGACTAGAAAGTGGAATCCAAATATGGCTCCGTACATTTTTATGGAGAAAAATGGTATTCACATTGTAGACTTACATAAAACAGCTGTTAAATTGGATGAAGCGTGCAGCGCTTTAGAAAAATTAACTTCTGCAGGTAAAAAAGTTCTTTTCGTAGCTACCAAAAAGCAGGCGAAAGAAGTAGTTGCTAAGCACGCTGCTGAACTTAATATGCCTTATATTACAGAAAGATGGCCGGGAGGTATGTTAACGAATTTCGTTACAATCAGAAAAGCTGTAAAGAAAATGAACTCTATCGACAAAATGAAAAAAGACGGTACGTTCGAAACTTTATCTAAAAAAGAAAGATTACAGGTTGACAGACAAAGAGCTAATTTAGAGAAAAACTTAGGTTCTATCTCTGACATGGTGCGTCTTCCTTCTGCTATCTTCGTTGTAGATATAATGAGAGAACACATCGCTGTAACTGAAGCTAAGAAATTAGGGATTCCAGTTTTCGGTATTGTTGATACAAACTCTGATCCAAGAAAAGTAGACTTCGTTATCCCAGGAAACGATGATGCTTCAAAATCTATCGATATGATCTTAAACGTAGTTTCAGATTCTATCAAAGAAGGTCAGTCTCAAAGAAAAGCTGATAAAGAAAAATCTAAAGAAGAAGGAGAAGTAGTATCTGCTGATAAAGATGCAGATTTCGACGCTGCTGCTGAATAA
- the rpsI gene encoding 30S ribosomal protein S9 produces MSIVHKIGRRKTSVARVYLKPGSGVITVNGKEAATYFSTDVMVYKLNQPFILSETVGQYDVTVNVFGGGNTGQAEAIRLGISRALCEINAEFRLALKPAGLLTRDARMVERKKPGQKKARKRFQFSKR; encoded by the coding sequence ATGTCTATAGTTCACAAAATCGGAAGAAGAAAAACTTCTGTAGCTAGAGTTTATTTGAAGCCGGGTTCTGGTGTTATTACAGTAAACGGTAAAGAAGCTGCAACTTATTTCTCTACAGACGTAATGGTTTATAAATTAAATCAGCCGTTCATCCTTTCTGAGACTGTTGGTCAGTATGACGTTACCGTAAATGTTTTCGGTGGTGGTAATACAGGTCAGGCAGAAGCTATCAGATTAGGTATTTCTAGAGCGCTTTGCGAGATCAATGCTGAGTTCAGATTAGCTTTGAAACCTGCAGGTTTACTTACAAGAGATGCAAGAATGGTAGAAAGAAAGAAACCAGGTCAGAAAAAAGCAAGAAAGAGATTCCAGTTCTCAAAACGTTAA
- the rplM gene encoding 50S ribosomal protein L13 — protein sequence MNTLSYKTVSANKATANKEWVVVDAEGQPLGRLASTVAKILRGKHKANFTPHVDCGDNVIVLNAGKVTLSGNKWADKTYIWHTGYPGGQKSLTATELLAKDSLKVLEKSVKGMLPKTRLGSALFKNLYLYEGTEHKHEAQQPKTINVNEFK from the coding sequence GTGAATACATTAAGTTACAAAACTGTTTCAGCGAACAAAGCTACTGCAAATAAAGAATGGGTTGTAGTAGACGCTGAAGGACAGCCGTTAGGAAGACTAGCTTCAACGGTTGCAAAGATTTTGAGAGGTAAGCACAAAGCAAACTTTACACCTCACGTAGATTGTGGTGATAATGTTATTGTTTTGAATGCTGGGAAAGTAACACTTTCCGGAAACAAGTGGGCAGACAAGACTTATATTTGGCATACAGGTTATCCTGGTGGTCAAAAGTCTTTAACGGCAACTGAACTTCTTGCAAAAGATTCTTTAAAAGTATTGGAAAAATCTGTAAAAGGTATGCTTCCAAAAACAAGATTAGGATCTGCTTTGTTCAAAAACCTTTATTTATATGAAGGAACTGAGCATAAGCACGAAGCTCAACAGCCGAAAACAATTAATGTTAACGAATTTAAATAA
- a CDS encoding methylmalonyl-CoA mutase family protein, whose protein sequence is METQKYTPTNKVRIVTAASLFDGHDAAINIMRRVIQGTGCEVIHLGHDKSAEEVVNTAIQEDANAIALTSYQGGHNEYFKYIYDLLREKNSPQIKIFGGGGGVILPEEIEDIMSYGIDRIYSPDDGRELGLQGMIDDLVKRSDFPTGKDVKAEDLDSISFENSTSIAKIISAVENFSEEKPELVKAIDEKSKDLNIPIIGITGTGGAGKSSLTDELVRRFLRSNTDKKIAIISIDPSKKKTGGALLGDRIRMNAINDPRVYMRSMATRENNVSVSPFIHSALNVLKLAHPDVIILETSGIGQSGSEVSDFADVSMYVMTPEYGASTQLEKIDMLDYADLVALNKSDKRGALDALQAVRKQFQRNHLLWESPLDDMPVYATKASQFNDHGTTDLYNRLVEKVNNKFSDLNLQGFVEQEVSEDITIIPPKRVRYLSEIVENNRIYDANVEKQAELARKMYHIEGVKKFFSNETLDAEYQKAEKDLQQENIDFLNNWDDTKQAFKAEFYSYFVRGKEIKVETSTESLSHLKIPKISLPKYTDWGDLIKWKGQENLPGGFPYTAGIYPFKRTGEDPTRMFAGEGGPERTNRRFHYVSAEMDAKRLSTAFDSVTLYGQDPALPPDIYGKIGNAGVSIATLDDAKKLYSGFDLVNAMTSVSMTINGPAPMLLAFFMNAAIDQNVEKYIAEHKLEANVEKALKAKFDDKGLERPKYNGELPPSNNGLGLKLLGITGDEVIPAEAYAEIKAKTIATVRGTVQADILKEDQAQNTCIFSTEFALRLMGDVQEYFITEKVRNFYSVSISGYHIAEAGANPVSQLAFTLANGFTYVEYYLSRGMDINDFAPNLSFFFSNGIDPEYSVIGRVARRIWAKAMKLKYGADERSQMLKYHIQTSGRSLHAQEIDFNDIRTTLQALYAIYDNCNSLHTNAYDEAITTPTEQSVRRAMAIQLIINKELGLAKNENPLQGSFIIEELTDLVEEAVYAEFDRITERGGVLGAMETMYQRSKIQEESMHYEWLKHTGEYPIIGVNTFLGKDGSPTVRPGEVIRSTEEEKQVQIETLHNFQKSNEDKSEAALKTLQHAAINQQNLFNVMMDAVKYCSLGQITNALFEVGGKYRRNM, encoded by the coding sequence ATGGAAACCCAAAAATATACTCCAACAAACAAAGTAAGAATTGTAACCGCAGCTTCGTTATTCGACGGGCACGATGCGGCCATCAATATCATGCGTCGTGTGATCCAGGGAACAGGATGCGAAGTTATCCACCTTGGTCACGACAAATCGGCTGAAGAAGTGGTAAACACAGCGATTCAGGAAGATGCAAATGCAATTGCCCTGACTTCTTATCAAGGCGGTCACAACGAATATTTCAAATATATCTACGACCTTTTAAGAGAGAAAAACTCTCCGCAAATCAAAATTTTCGGTGGCGGCGGCGGTGTAATTCTGCCGGAAGAAATCGAAGACATTATGTCGTATGGAATCGACAGAATTTATTCTCCGGACGATGGTCGCGAACTTGGATTACAAGGAATGATTGATGATTTGGTGAAAAGATCAGATTTCCCAACTGGAAAAGACGTTAAAGCTGAAGATTTAGATTCTATCAGTTTTGAAAATTCAACCAGCATTGCAAAAATTATTTCTGCAGTTGAAAACTTCTCGGAAGAAAAACCTGAATTGGTAAAAGCCATTGACGAAAAATCAAAAGATTTAAACATTCCGATTATTGGAATCACAGGAACAGGTGGAGCCGGAAAATCTTCATTGACAGATGAATTGGTAAGACGTTTCTTACGCTCCAATACAGATAAAAAAATTGCGATTATCTCAATTGACCCTTCGAAAAAGAAAACAGGAGGCGCATTATTGGGAGACAGAATCCGTATGAACGCGATCAATGATCCGAGAGTTTATATGCGGTCGATGGCGACAAGAGAAAATAACGTTTCTGTTTCGCCGTTTATTCATTCAGCATTAAATGTTTTAAAATTGGCTCATCCGGATGTAATTATTCTGGAAACTTCGGGTATCGGTCAATCAGGTTCTGAGGTTTCAGATTTTGCAGATGTTTCAATGTACGTAATGACTCCAGAATACGGAGCTTCGACACAGTTGGAAAAAATCGATATGTTGGATTATGCAGATTTGGTTGCTTTAAATAAATCTGACAAACGTGGTGCTTTAGACGCACTTCAAGCCGTAAGAAAACAGTTTCAGAGAAACCATTTGTTGTGGGAAAGTCCGTTGGATGATATGCCGGTTTATGCAACGAAAGCGTCTCAGTTTAATGACCACGGAACAACTGATTTATACAATAGATTAGTTGAAAAAGTAAATAATAAGTTTTCTGATTTAAACTTGCAAGGCTTTGTTGAACAAGAAGTTTCTGAAGATATAACGATAATCCCTCCAAAAAGAGTTCGTTATTTATCAGAAATTGTTGAAAATAATAGAATTTACGACGCGAATGTTGAAAAACAGGCAGAATTAGCAAGAAAAATGTATCATATTGAAGGTGTGAAAAAATTCTTTTCTAATGAAACTTTGGATGCTGAATATCAGAAAGCCGAAAAAGATCTTCAACAGGAAAACATCGATTTCTTAAATAATTGGGATGATACGAAACAGGCTTTCAAAGCAGAGTTTTATTCTTATTTCGTTCGTGGAAAAGAAATTAAAGTTGAAACCTCAACAGAATCTTTATCTCATTTAAAAATTCCAAAAATTTCTTTACCAAAATATACCGATTGGGGAGATTTGATTAAATGGAAAGGTCAGGAAAATCTTCCGGGAGGATTTCCTTACACAGCCGGAATTTATCCTTTCAAAAGAACCGGAGAAGATCCAACAAGAATGTTTGCCGGAGAAGGTGGACCAGAAAGAACCAACAGAAGATTCCACTACGTTTCTGCGGAAATGGATGCAAAACGTTTGTCTACAGCATTTGACTCCGTGACTTTGTATGGACAAGACCCTGCTCTACCACCGGATATTTATGGTAAAATCGGAAATGCAGGAGTTTCTATCGCAACTTTAGATGATGCGAAAAAATTGTATTCCGGATTTGATTTGGTGAATGCAATGACTTCCGTTTCAATGACGATCAACGGACCGGCTCCGATGTTGTTGGCCTTCTTTATGAACGCAGCGATCGATCAGAATGTTGAAAAATATATTGCCGAACATAAGCTTGAAGCGAATGTTGAAAAAGCTTTAAAAGCAAAATTCGACGACAAAGGTTTAGAAAGACCAAAATATAACGGGGAATTACCTCCATCAAATAATGGTTTAGGTTTAAAATTATTAGGTATCACTGGAGATGAAGTTATTCCTGCAGAAGCTTATGCTGAAATTAAGGCTAAAACAATTGCGACCGTTCGTGGTACGGTTCAGGCTGATATTTTAAAAGAAGACCAGGCTCAGAATACTTGTATTTTCTCTACTGAATTTGCCCTTCGATTAATGGGTGACGTTCAGGAATATTTTATCACAGAAAAAGTCAGAAATTTCTACTCGGTTTCTATTTCCGGTTATCATATTGCAGAAGCGGGTGCAAATCCGGTTTCTCAGTTGGCATTTACCTTGGCAAACGGTTTCACATATGTTGAATATTATCTATCAAGAGGAATGGATATCAATGATTTTGCACCGAACTTATCTTTCTTCTTCTCCAACGGAATCGACCCTGAATATTCAGTAATCGGCCGTGTAGCAAGAAGAATCTGGGCAAAAGCAATGAAACTGAAATACGGCGCCGACGAAAGAAGCCAGATGTTGAAATATCACATTCAGACGTCGGGACGTTCCCTTCACGCGCAGGAAATTGATTTCAACGATATCAGAACGACGCTTCAGGCGCTTTATGCAATCTATGACAACTGTAATTCACTTCACACGAATGCTTATGACGAGGCGATTACCACTCCGACTGAGCAATCTGTAAGAAGAGCAATGGCAATTCAGTTGATTATCAATAAAGAATTAGGATTGGCGAAAAACGAAAATCCGCTTCAGGGTTCATTCATTATTGAAGAACTGACGGATTTGGTGGAAGAAGCTGTTTATGCAGAATTCGACAGAATTACAGAAAGAGGTGGCGTTCTTGGCGCAATGGAAACGATGTATCAACGTTCAAAAATCCAGGAAGAATCAATGCATTACGAATGGTTGAAACATACCGGAGAATATCCTATCATTGGGGTAAATACTTTCCTTGGAAAAGATGGTTCACCAACGGTTCGTCCGGGAGAAGTAATACGTTCGACTGAGGAGGAAAAGCAGGTTCAGATAGAAACGCTTCATAATTTCCAGAAATCAAATGAAGATAAATCTGAAGCCGCTTTAAAAACATTACAACACGCTGCCATCAATCAGCAGAATTTATTCAATGTAATGATGGATGCCGTGAAATACTGTTCGCTTGGGCAGATTACCAACGCTTTGTTTGAAGTGGGTGGGAAATATAGAAGGAATATGTAG
- a CDS encoding LysM domain-containing protein gives MNLSFSNYKVKEKDTLESVAEQLGISSEYLKRYHNTYCDLQYLIGKDLRGISEITIPRHEEIAKLKEKQDLLSLHDLLPSRYLNKSLYAQHYDVKEIFEQQNKENITIDYSLAVSFRENINNGFITEVKTSGFKKNGQDSDDKISMLSLACMESISPIAFDIPVQGKIKAFSDYKNLVSSFENKRNNLEDFFIGEISEAYIDQFYKNISDENYLLTQFQSVLLYQVLFPEMEWFHRKKEWKESFFVTPHSFPVQCRFKTAYDFENTDDVEIITTGKIEENCNLQELLNGFKPEEESKDKINGEVEMRYFTSKKTKKLKQAGARITLFNKEELYSTHHLIINAKEEEKPIKKFSTLA, from the coding sequence ATGAACCTCAGCTTTTCTAATTATAAAGTTAAAGAAAAAGATACTTTAGAATCTGTAGCAGAACAGCTAGGGATTTCATCGGAGTATTTAAAACGATATCATAATACTTATTGTGATCTACAATATCTGATCGGGAAAGATCTTCGGGGAATCAGCGAAATCACGATTCCTCGCCATGAAGAAATTGCAAAACTCAAAGAAAAGCAAGATTTACTTTCTTTACACGACCTTCTTCCTTCCCGTTATCTGAATAAAAGTTTATACGCCCAACATTATGATGTTAAAGAAATTTTTGAGCAGCAGAATAAAGAAAATATCACCATTGATTATTCTTTGGCAGTCAGTTTTCGTGAAAACATCAATAACGGATTTATCACCGAAGTAAAAACTTCCGGTTTTAAAAAAAACGGGCAGGATTCTGATGATAAAATCAGTATGCTTTCTCTTGCATGCATGGAAAGTATTTCACCGATTGCATTTGATATTCCGGTTCAGGGAAAGATAAAAGCATTTTCTGATTATAAAAACCTTGTTTCGAGCTTTGAGAACAAAAGAAATAATCTTGAAGATTTTTTTATCGGAGAAATTTCTGAAGCTTATATTGATCAGTTTTATAAGAATATTTCAGATGAAAATTATCTGCTGACACAATTTCAGTCGGTTTTGCTGTATCAGGTATTATTCCCTGAAATGGAATGGTTTCACAGAAAAAAAGAATGGAAAGAAAGTTTTTTTGTAACTCCTCATTCATTTCCTGTACAATGCAGGTTTAAAACAGCATATGATTTCGAAAACACAGATGATGTGGAAATTATAACAACAGGTAAAATAGAAGAAAATTGCAATTTACAAGAATTGCTGAATGGTTTTAAACCAGAAGAAGAATCAAAAGACAAAATAAACGGAGAAGTAGAAATGCGATATTTCACTTCCAAAAAGACAAAGAAACTTAAACAAGCCGGAGCTCGTATCACTTTATTTAACAAGGAAGAATTATACAGCACGCATCATCTTATTATTAACGCAAAAGAAGAAGAAAAACCCATAAAGAAATTCAGTACTTTAGCCTAA
- a CDS encoding DUF4280 and LysM peptidoglycan-binding domain-containing protein: MKKYTAQRGDSLDSVAAKFGVKDGQTLRSYHNIYCPLDDLLGYEPVPGKELLIPEEKKYLKEPEDEHVGSLNGYDEAAEDPSQEQQEESQEQKKEEKKQQFQSSSSEHDGKYFVVQKGMCQCNQGFKFPKFKVTSHQKHYWNDAEGKADFLAVTEDDLTFDPPAMPFGNCKLKPSSGGYLPCAYAPSGKWTKTYEKVKVMDKSCLTEISELMCSTGGKITIFKHGQQNEASKSQVKNADTTEQHVYNPVMDFGEFKEEINENEEAR, from the coding sequence ATGAAAAAATACACCGCACAAAGAGGCGATTCTCTGGATTCCGTTGCCGCGAAATTCGGAGTGAAAGATGGGCAAACGCTCCGTTCATATCATAATATTTATTGTCCTTTAGATGATTTACTCGGTTATGAACCTGTTCCCGGCAAAGAACTCCTTATTCCTGAAGAGAAAAAATATCTGAAAGAACCGGAAGATGAACATGTTGGTTCATTGAATGGATATGATGAAGCAGCAGAAGACCCTTCCCAAGAACAGCAGGAAGAATCTCAGGAACAAAAAAAGGAAGAAAAGAAGCAACAGTTTCAAAGCAGTTCGAGTGAGCATGACGGTAAATACTTTGTCGTACAGAAAGGCATGTGTCAATGTAATCAGGGCTTTAAGTTTCCAAAATTCAAAGTAACCAGCCACCAGAAACATTACTGGAATGATGCCGAAGGAAAAGCCGATTTTCTTGCGGTAACAGAAGATGATCTCACATTCGACCCTCCTGCAATGCCGTTTGGAAACTGCAAACTAAAACCTTCTTCGGGAGGTTATCTTCCTTGCGCGTATGCACCTTCAGGAAAATGGACAAAAACATACGAAAAGGTAAAAGTAATGGATAAAAGCTGCCTTACAGAGATCTCTGAACTCATGTGCAGTACAGGCGGAAAGATCACGATTTTTAAGCACGGACAACAGAATGAAGCCAGCAAAAGCCAGGTAAAGAATGCTGATACTACGGAACAGCATGTCTATAATCCTGTTATGGATTTTGGGGAGTTCAAGGAAGAAATTAACGAGAATGAAGAAGCCAGGTAA